The genome window TTCTTGCTTGATTGAATTGATCACAAACAACAAGTtatctgcagaagaaggaaagtGACAGCATGAGCCTCCCACGCTGCAACCTTTTAGGAGGAAAGAATACATCTCCCTAAGTGTATGCGCCACGCCTACAATAATGAGctatttatacccagctttcctCTCAGAGAGGGGCCCAAAACACAATTAGCTCCGTAAAGTTTCATTTTGACTTATAAGCACCATAACGTTGCTTTATGTACAAAGAAACCAACCAACCATGGATTTAGATTGTTGGCTTGCAAACTCATAGGCTCAAGTCATTCTTGCAAATCTTGACTGTCTAGTCTAGTACAACCCATCACTATAGCAAACTGCTGAATTTCAAGCTCTGATAAACTGACTCAATCCACCAGTGGCTATTTAAGGAATGGCACACACACTAGTTGAcccatatttgtatttttaatataCTGCTTACCATATTCTGTGTTGAGACCCCACAGTTTCACTTTGTTGGCTTCATACTGGGCTTTCTTTTTTAGTCGGCAGGCCCTGTAATATTGTAAAGCATTGAAAAAAATTACCTACTCATGTAAGAGCATGCATGAGGTCTGTATTGTAGCAGTTATCAGTGCAACTAAGTTTTAAATTCTATGGTCTACTATTCACAACTCTGAGTGAAACCACTATTCCTTCACTGAAGGAACTATCCTGTTCCTGTACAGACATTCATGGCAACATTAGTTCTACAATGTATTGCAATGTTCAGAAATTCACTAAGCAGTGCAATTAAAAGATTTCGGCCTGTATCATAGTTGGAGATCTGTCAGCTTTCTGCAGAATCCAATCAAATGTTTgtcatattgggggggggggggggaccagtttCACATATTGCATATTTCCAGGTATAAGAACAAGCTCTCTATGTTATTATATAAAGTAGCTGGTGTTGTTTCTTCTAAGCTACCAGCCTGAAAATGCTAATGGAAGAGAGATTCTTACTTGTATAGAGCATACTTTTACAGCCAGtgtgtaaaataaatgaaaaaataattaCCTGGAGGCtaacttgtttttttctttccttgacctTGGTCTAGCTGTTAAGGGAAGTTCGCTGACTGGTGTCAAGTCACTGATAACTTTATTCAGTTTCCTCAGTTCATTCCCAATTTGTAGCAGTTTTTTAGGGTTGGGAGTCAAGTCTTCTACATCAGTCCTTCGTGACTTCTTAACAGCGTATTTCCCTATTTAAATGCATACCAAAACATGTTATCTGAAGCTCCATTCAAATCCTAGGACTACTTTTTAAACATAGCCTCTTTTGGTTCTTTCCTGTTAATTTTCTAGCACAGTATATGATGTAATGCAACTGGGAAGCTTttgcagacttcagagagctTTATTAGCAATGATCCTGAGCGCTAAGGAGAAATGACAGAGTGTCATTTATAAAGACCATTGAAGACACTTCTGCAAGCCAGAATCAGAGCTGTCCATGTCCCCTGAGTTAAAAACTGGGACATGTCAAACGAAGAACAGAGAGgtcacaaaaaaaaaagaaactacaGACTACGATGTCCTCTgctaaattaaaaacaatataattaaTATCAGCAGCTATAGTAGGTATTATGATCCATATGGGAGAAACATTTGAGAATGGCAAAAATGTCCAGCTAATGAGAGAAGTGAAGATGTAGTTCAAAGATGTGGCATATTGAGTAGAGCCAACAAATAACCctatttcaaaaaaaattctttaagaTAAGTAGCAAGAAgcaataagaaagaagaagaagaaggagaagaaggagaagaaaaagaaggagaagaagaaaaaggaggaggaggaggaggaggaggagaaggagaaggagaagaaaaagaagaagaagtagtagaagtagtagtagaagaagtagaaggaggaggaggaggaggaggaggaggaggaggaggctttattttcggtcaatgaccaaatatctgAGTATAGGTAACTTGGTACTGTGTTTGAAGTTTAGATAATTAGTTAGCCACCTACATGAGCTCTGTCAGGAGGGACAGCTGGCTATAGTTGGAAGATAATTTTCAAAATCTATAAATAAGGAATCTGCCTCTTAGACAAGGTTATGCAAAGATTGAGTACAATACCCATAGTCAACCAAAAATATCATTGAGGTAGACCTATTGTCAGCTGGCTCATGATCTGATATCATAAAGCCAACTAGAAACCTAAGGCTTCTTAAACACATACTTATATATCAGTCATGTCTGATTATCCAGAACAGGAGTGCTGTGGATGCAAGTTGGATAGTCAGGAAAAAGGACTGATACATATCGACTGTAGTTCATCTTGTCTATAGTTTGCATAATCACCAAAACCCAAGAAATATAGAAAAATCATCAATTAATCTTCACAAACCACATTCATCAATGCCTCCTTATCTCTCCAAGGGGAAAGCAGGTTGCCTTCTTCATTGCTGTGGGACACAATCTGGAAAACAGATTGGCTGGAAATTACATTTACCGTGATGTAGTCCATTCTTCTGATACATGTTACTTGGTAATGTGTCCCGATTCCACTCAGATGGCCTCAACATTCTCTCCTGCTGTGATGGTGTCAGTTGCTCACTATACTCCCAGAAATATCGTCGTTTGCCTCTTTTCCGACAAGATATTGCAGTCATTTCTTTCAAGTCCTCTACAGAGTCATTTTCATATCCTAAAAAGTAATGAAGTTGTAGATTAACTTCTCCCATGGGAAAAGGAACAAAGTTGAAATGAGGATAATCTCTTCAAAGTAGGGggaaatgggaaaaaggaaacttGTCAGTCATTCCAACTAGTAAAGAGCCTGGCCAGTTGTGATCACAAAAGCAATAAATTTGGGCATACTTGGGTGACTTTACAAGCATGCATAAAAATATGACTCTAAATTAACCAAACAAAAACCCCAGTCTGAGGAAGACAGAGAAAGCTCAGTGCAACTGAAAGGCAGTGAAAAAGGGAAGATAAAGTACTCAAAGGGAAGATAAAGTACTCAAATCCCACAACTAAGATTCCTAGCTGTGGGATAGAATGTCAAGTGTTCTCCACTTCCTGCAATTTCAAACAAATCCCAAGCTTAATTATTTCTGTTGTCCAAATCTTTGTTAATATTGACAGCTCATGGATAGTTGTTAGCATATGGAAAAGAACTTGCCTAATAAAGCAACTGATCTTAAACTAGTGTCCTCCAAGGACTGACCTTCAACTGTTCTCCTCTACCCGAGCTGAAACTGTGGCCAGCTTAACTCGACTAGCTCCTCTTTCTATCTTCAGTTTGCAATTTATTGCTTCagctttcagaaaaaaagaaaaaagcgaATTTCTAGCAGGGCTTGAACTACAGAGAAAACTGTAAACTGGAGACACATTAATTAAATGTGTATTCAATTTCTATATTCCATTCCTTTAACCGACACACCATCTTTGCTTCTGCATTATTCAAATTTGGAAGACTAAGATGTCAGTTACATTACTACCTCAGAAACACTTTAAACATAGATATATCTAGGTCCACATTAGAAACTGGCTAATGGCTTCATACAGAGATGCAACATGCTTTTTGCACAAAAGCCCTAGTATGACAGTGCAAAATATATTCAAATTAAACCCTTACTTTTAGATAGCGAATGACAGCTCATGAGAGAGCCTTATTGTTCTTTATAACCATCATGCAATGAAAGGAGAATTAAACACTGTTTATGCTAAACAAGCTAATTTATTTTAAGGCTCAGGAAGAAACAATGAATTTTAACCATCACTGTAACAGGCAGTGGTGGATTATCTTGTGGGATTTCACGGCTTCTCCCTTCAGTAAGATTATTTCTGTCACATTTGGGAAAGCTTCAGCAAGGTCTTCACTTTTTCAAGAAGGCCAATGACAATGAAGTCAGATAGGGCCAAATCTATCAAATTATTAGAAAGGTTTAAATCTTtccaaaaggccaagaagcatACCAGAATGGGAGTTCTAATGGATTCCATTATCAGCTTTCCATTTGAGTCAGTTCTAAACAAGACTCTGAAGTTAGACTACAGGACAAAAGTAGTCAGCATCCTCCCATCACAAGCTTTTCCCTTCAGCCATAAAACTGGCTCTCAACAGTGATAATGTTTGTTCAGTTGTGACTGCAGTGATTTAAAGTTCTTCAGCAAGATGTGCCATGTAAGTCATTAGTCTTGTCTCAACTaaaaacctcccccccaccctgcacaGTGCTAGCTTAGTGAGGGTGCAGCCCAGTTATAGACAATAAACTTAGTTACCTGGTTCAGAAAAAGTGTCACTGATATCATCATCTTTGTCATCCtcataatcctcctcctcttcatcgtTTTCAGACAGTTCGTGCTCACTTCCAAACCCTTCATCATGGTCTTCATCTTCTACatcttcctcctcatcttcctcctcctcctcaggatcGGCTTTGCTTGCCTGCTCAGCCAAGCCGTCTGTGACAAAGAGAGAATAGttgtgttcttcctttttctgtgATGGATCTGAAACAGATGTGCTGGCAGAGAGATTGCTCTCCTCAGCGATTAGTCCTGGAGTTTCCTGGGGTGGAGTGAGGAGCAGAGCCTGAGTCTCTTTAAAAGGCAAAATAGGAGCGTTGTGACTCTGAGGGGAGTCAGTCCCTTTCCATTCTTGTTTCTTTGCTACAGCTCCACAGTAGcaagtattttcttttgcagCATCAGCATAAGCCTGGCTCATTGCAGACCTACTCTGGGGTACtggatttatttttacttttgccTTCTTAACATAATCTTTACATTCAACATGAATGTTCACCTTCTCATTGCTGTACACATTGGTCTTCACTACAATTTGCGTGCTTGAATTGGCCTTGCTTGCTTTTTGAGCAAATTCCGATAAAGGTGCCTCAGCCTGAGCAGTCTTGGACGAACAAACTGGGGCTGCAGCTCTCGTCGTGATCTTCTTTGCTGGTAGAGAAGTTAACTGGCTTTGTTTTACATTGAACAGCAATTCTGAGTAACACAGTGGATCTGAGACAGGCTGAGAGTCCTCACTGTTGAGCTGCGCCAGAGTTGGAGTTTTACTGATCACCTCTTCATCCTGGTATGGGCTTGAAAAATCATCCAGGCCCAGATAGTCTACCTCTTTTGTTCCCCAGATGTCACAGTTGGTTAATTTGGTGTACTTTGTCAAATCTTCACAGTAAGTGTCCCACTGTTCCCACTTTGAAGGGAGAGACATTTCAGTATCCAGAATGTCTGTAAAAGATTCCAGGCTCTCAAGTTCTTTACAGTCCTCTGCAGAAAGGAGGTTATCCCTGGAACTTTGCTGGTAATCCATTTCTCTGTCCTAGGAAATTACAACAAATAAGGTAAATTAGTTTCTCCTTACCTTCCCCAGACACATTATAGGCCAATTTTCAAGTGACCTCTATGCCTTTAATTCTATTTATACCTAAAAAGGAAAACC of Sphaerodactylus townsendi isolate TG3544 linkage group LG03, MPM_Stown_v2.3, whole genome shotgun sequence contains these proteins:
- the CREBRF gene encoding CREB3 regulatory factor, whose translation is MSYMLPTNPEEKLERKLQARKTKSLELDLEDPGLEMPQPSVSGMDPPFGDAFRSHMFSEQTLMSTDLLASSSDPDFMYELDREMDYQQSSRDNLLSAEDCKELESLESFTDILDTEMSLPSKWEQWDTYCEDLTKYTKLTNCDIWGTKEVDYLGLDDFSSPYQDEEVISKTPTLAQLNSEDSQPVSDPLCYSELLFNVKQSQLTSLPAKKITTRAAAPVCSSKTAQAEAPLSEFAQKASKANSSTQIVVKTNVYSNEKVNIHVECKDYVKKAKVKINPVPQSRSAMSQAYADAAKENTCYCGAVAKKQEWKGTDSPQSHNAPILPFKETQALLLTPPQETPGLIAEESNLSASTSVSDPSQKKEEHNYSLFVTDGLAEQASKADPEEEEEDEEEDVEDEDHDEGFGSEHELSENDEEEEDYEDDKDDDISDTFSEPGYENDSVEDLKEMTAISCRKRGKRRYFWEYSEQLTPSQQERMLRPSEWNRDTLPSNMYQKNGLHHGKYAVKKSRRTDVEDLTPNPKKLLQIGNELRKLNKVISDLTPVSELPLTARPRSRKEKNKLASRACRLKKKAQYEANKVKLWGLNTEYDNLLFVINSIKQEIVNRVQSPKDDRGTNMGQKFDVLSKDTLGPPVAGQTSEFVNQVLEKTAEGDPTGGLVGLRIPTSKV